The DNA region aagagacatagataggatgcaaagctgggctgaaaaatggcaaatggagtttaaccctgataaatgtgaggtgattcattttggtaggactaatttaaatgtggattacagggtcaaaggtaggttctgaagactgtggaggaacagagagatcttggggttcatatccacagatctctaaaggttgccactcaagtggatagagctgtgaagaaggcctatagtgtgttagcttttattaacagggggttggagtttaagagctgtggggttatgctgcaactgtacaggaccttggtgagaccacatttggaatattttgtgcagttctggtcacctcactataagaaggatgtggaagcgctggaaagagtgcagaggagatttaccaggatgctgcctggtttggagggtaggtcttatgaggaaaggttgagggagctagggctgttctttctggagcggaggaggctgaggggagacttaatagaggtttataaaatgatgaaggggatagatagagtgaacgttcaaagactatttcctcgggtggatggagctattacaagggggcataactatagggttcgtgatgggagatacaggaaggatatcagaggtagattctttacgcagagagtggttggggtgtggaatggactgcctgcagtgatagtggagtcagacactttaggaacatttaagcggttattggataggcacatggagcacaccaggatgatagggagtgggatagcttgatcttggtttcagataaagctcggcacaacatcgtgggccgaagggcctgttctgtgctgtactgttctatgttctatgatatcatTGACAATGGAAGAGTATCTGATGTGATCTTGTCTCTAATTAGTCAGGCGATAAGTTGAAGTGCTTTGCTTAATGTGTATGGTAACAGTGTGACTGTTAtcatggttcatagaatccctgcagtgcagaaagagtccattcggcccatcgagtgcaccaacaacaatcccacctcggtcttatcactgtaaccccacatatttaccctgctaatccctctaacctacacatgctgggacactaaggggcaatttggcatggccaatgcacctaacccacacatctttagacagtaggaggaaaccggagcaccctgaacaacccatgcagacatggggagaatgtgccaagaccgcacagacagtgacccaagccgggaatcaaacccgggaccctggagctgtgaggcaacaatgctgaccactgtgtcaccatgccgcccgtgaTGGTGACAATGAAGTGATGGTTGATGTATGATGGCGACCATGGATGGCTGAAGTATCTCACATTATAAATGAGGCCTTGACAGTCGGCGTGAATGCCATGTATTGTTCGTAACACATTACAGTCATGATAAAAGAAAGCCCTTTTTAGGGGTTTTCAATATCCTGAGGAGTATGGGCAGGATAAATAATGAGAAATTGTTCCCAACTCAAGAGGGCATCaagaatgggacagcacggtggcacagtggttagcactgctgcctcacagtgccagggacctgggttcagttctggcctgaggtcactgtgtggagtctgcacgttctacgtgagtttcctctgggtgctccggtttcatcccacagtccaaaagacgtgttgattaagcgcattggccatgctaaattctccctcagtgtacccgaacaggatctggagtgtggcaactaggggattttcacagtaacttcattgcagtgttaatgtaagcctacttgtgacactaacaaatgaaCTGAAACGTAAATGTGCAAATCCATTCGAAACACGCCAATAGTTGGTGGTAAGACCAGGAAAGACTCTTGGTCAGCCATTGCttcatgtggagtggtgccccctcAAGCTGTAAGTCCTCTGGCGACAGGCAAGTGACCTGTCCCAGGAAGAACTGGCTATGGAAACAGAGGAATGTCTGCCTTAGTGCGCAaaaaggtgcaggaagagaactgGAATTGGAAGTAGAGTGGTGGAGCCAATTAGGGCCCAATAAGTAGAGGCACTTGTCATGGTGGAGATACTAAATAAGCCATTTGCATCTGTGTTTATCGAGGGAAAAATATATTGTCAAAGTCAAGAGGAGACAGTTGCGACACTGGATGGGCTAAAAGTTGATAAAAAGGAGGTGATAGAAAAGCAGGTATTTAAATGTGTtgagggcggcacgttggcacagtggttaacactgctgcctcacagcgccagggatctgggttcgattttggcctcgggtgactgtgtggcactttgccaaaagccttctgaaagtccaaataaaccacatccactgcccccctcatcaactcgactggttacattctcaaaaatgccagtagatttgtcaagcatgatcccttttgtaaatccatgatgACTCTGTCCAAACCTGCCACTGTTTGGCAAGTGCTCTGACAAAGGGATGGGCAAGTCAACTCACTAAATTGCACAGAACCAGCTAGacaggccgagtggccttcttctgtgctgtgaccattCCACGATCCTCTGACCTTCTTGTATTTATCTATCTTTCCCTTGATGTCCCCTGTATTATTTGGCAGAACTACTCCTCAtcagagtgagttccacattctcaccactcgctggctaatgaggtttctcctgaattaccaattggagttcatagaatccctactgtgaagaaggggggccattcagcccatcgagtctgtactgacaacaatcccacccaggccctatccccgtaaccccacatatatagcctgctagtccccctgacagtgaggggcaattgagcacggccaatgaacctcgggtggggggggggggggggtggattctcCGGCcacccagccacatgtttcccgccggtgggaggtggcgcgttgtttgctagtgtcgggattctctggtcccgccgctgtcattgggaattcccactgacattaCCCCACACCAGCGGAGAACCCGTGGGAGGTGGTGGTACTgggccagtgggaccagagattgccactggcgtgaacagccagagaatcccagcccacctttgtgaactgtgggaggaaactggagcacccggaggaaacccacgctgacacggggagaacgtgcagacttctcacagacattgacccgaggtCGAATTtggatccaggtccctggcgctgtgaggcagcagtgctaaccactgtgccaccatgccacattaataaataaaataacctcCCAATTCTGACATCATTGCAGGAAATCCAGCAATTTTCCACACCAGCTTAAGTGCCTCGATGCATTTTCTCTGATCGGGAGACCAGGAGTGTACAAGGTTCTCCAAGGGTGTTAATACTCAAGGGGTGGGTGGATAGTgagactggggtgcattatattAAAACAACACACTAACTGCGCCTCCAGACAAAGTTGCAAGAATTGGAGTCTGTGAAAGTTGACAAAGCTTCCAGAGCTTGGATTTCTGGGGAAAAGTGTGTTGCAACTTGTTGGAGGAGAGGTTTTTTTTACAATCAGATAGCTTCAGTTGCTGATTTATTCCGATCAGGATCTGTAACTTGAGAGGATGGAAAAATCAACTTGCTGCTTAAAGCTGGTTATTGTTTAAAAAGTAATGGGAGAGGAGGAATAGTCTtgttcagacttgctgagttcctTAGGCACACTCTCTGCTTGACTCGGGGGAGTGGGAGGACAGGTGCTGTCACTTTCTCCGAACTGTGGaaaattcaattcattccacCCACTGTAGTGCGGCAGGGGACGGGCATACGGTAGCCAGAGCTGTGGTGGCCAATCACAGCCCGGGTGTGCCACAGAGGCATGGACCGGCCCATGTATAAATACCGCTGCATCCACGGTGCCTTCTGCAGAGACGATTGCCTTCGACCGCTTCTTTGCTTTGTCAGACAAATAAAAAACCCAGAACACCATGTGTCAGGGCTGCTACCACCATCAGATGGTCACCAGCTCCCATGCCCCCTCGATGAAGCACTACTACGGGGGCAGCGGCCTGACCAAGCAGAGGAGCACCGACCCCGAGATCTTCACCTTTGACACCGTGCCGATGGTCAAATCCACCCCGGCTACCAATCCCCGCCTCCGGAGCAAACGGCGGGCTGTTAAAGTCCTCTACCCGGCGCAGGTGAGAGCCTCCCCGGAGAAAGCAAACGGTGCTTGGGTGGGTGATAGGCAGCAGAGGTCGGTAAGAGGCAGAGAAGGGCACCTCACCCTTAGGGCAGAGGTGAGACTTCCCTTcacaacaaaaacaggaaaatgctggaaagtctcagcaggtctgacagtacctGTGGAGATAGATCAGAGCCTGTTCATCCAGAcccaaaacgttagctctgttctccctccacaggtactgtcagacctgctgagattttccagcatttctctgtttttgtttcagattccagaatccgcagtattttgcatgaGGTTTCTCTTGGCTGCTGCTGTTTCTAAATTGGGTCAAAAATACTGTTACCCTGGGTAGGAATATTAATCCAGCGTTGCTGTATTTCAAGGTTGAGTTTGCAGCAAGTTTCAAATCAATGTTTTTTTAACTGGGTGCAAAAAGCAGGGTCAGGGTGCAGAGATTATACCAATATATTTGCAAGAAAGGTTAGAATTTGTCTTTTGTTGTAACTTTAAAAATTGGGTGACCTTCCCATCAGATTTGTCCTTTTCATAGCATGCACAGAGGCAGACAAGAGGGAGtgcggggattggggaggggggaggtagtggggagGTAGTGGGGAGATCACAGCCCTGGTGGTTATTGGCAGCTCGCAAGGGTTGCACTTCAGTCTTGGTTGGCATTCCTCCTGCGGTGCTGAGTGAGTGTTTAACCGAAATCTGGCGTGGCCCCCTCAGATAGGCATGAGAGATGCCAATGAGACTGAGTATAGGCGGGTGAAGAGCAGGGTTACCTCTTCCTGGAATGCCGGCCTATGTAATATATAGGTCAAAAAATACCACATTTCTGCCCTCTGTTGcactgtgagatcttgctgtgtgcaaatcaaCTGCCCTTTTTCAGGCATCTCCAAAATGGCTGCACATCAGAGAGTATTTCACTGTCTGCAGGGTGGctaagattgtgaaaggtgcaacTTGCTTCTTTCTTTACCTCTGTGAGTAacctttagtcattctttgtccATGTGCAGGTCAGGAAGTACCTCCCGCCCGAGAAGAAGGACTGGGCCAAGCGGATGCTTCTCCTTTTCCTGTGCGTGCTCGTGGTCCAGGTGTACGCTGCCACGGAGATGAATGAGGAAGCCACCACGGTCGCTGTAGCAACTGCACCAGGTGGCCCGCAGGCCAACCTCAGCAGAGAGTGGGCCCTGGGGGTCTCGCCCGCGTCTGAGGCGCCCTTCATACCCAACAGTGGCCGTGTGTCCCCGGCGCTGCCAAAGCTGCCCGCGAGTGGGGCCGATGGCATCAACCCAGCGGTCGAAAATCCACTGCTGGCGGCCCCGTGCCATAGAATGAGGTCTGGATCCACAGCCTGCAGAATGTAACGGAGCCTCCGCCCGAATGGGACACTTTCTCAAATGGCCTTGTGCCCACTTCCGCTCTGCATGAGGGACCTCCAGAAAGGAGAGCCACGGTAATCGGAAAAAATCAAATGAACACTGGAGCTCTCAGCTTCTGCTCCAGATCATCCCGACTGGGCAAGACGTACAGCCCTCAAGGGGTTATCGAAGGAAATCACAGCCAGTCATATGTACATTGTACTAACTTAGTGTGGCGATGGGTGCAAAGCATTCGCCAACAGCAGAGGTTTGTGGAGCAGTGAAGCGTTGCGGAGAATTTGGTTCCGAGAGGGTTTGGGGTCTCTACAGAAGGTGAATACTGTAGCGCCAAGTACTAGAGACAATAAATGTCAAGATTGGCTGCTTGGAAGCTCATCAGTGACCGATCTACACCCCTCCCCAAAATCCACTCTGTGTAACCCTTAATATCccattgctgtaaacctctcatcATTGTACAGTGTTATTTGTAAGCTTACTGTGTAAGCAAATTGGTGATAATTGATTGTTGTTGAACAAGGAGCAGTGAATGTACACTCCGAGGACGTTTCTCTAAATGTAATGACAATGTAATTATATCGACAGCCACCGTGTAAACTGTGGGTGTTATTCTCAGTCATGACTCAGTATGTTCTGTGAACAGCCATCAAATAAATCACATTGACATCAGCACTGTGTGTTTCCTTGCTCGCAAGCACTTACTAAACTTAAACTGACAACTTATTTTCAGCCTGCTTCAACCATTCTTCTTCCTCCCAATACAAATGCAACATCACAgactttctctccctcttgctctttCCACAGAATGTTGAAAACAACAATTGTCGTGCTGATTTCCCGCACAACTCATTCCTTCCAGGATCCTAGAACAATCAAATTGTTCTCCAGCCAGTCTACTCTTCTGATGAATCAGTTGTTTTAAAATCTGATATTTCCTGCGATCCCTTTTTCAAAATAAGCCTAAATAATGAGCCAAGCCTGAATTTAATTCATAACATGCGTATCTTGCGTGTTGATCAACAGTGGGGTCAGATGATTCACCCAAAGAATAATGGATacgtgggagtgagttacagactggaatctaatcgaggggttcagatggtttatatatagaataatggaaatctgggagtgagttacagactggaatctaatcgaggggttcggatggtttatatatagaataatagatggctgggagtgagttacagactggaatctaatcgaggggttcggatggtttatatatagaataatagatggctgggagtgagttacagactggaatctaatcgaggggttcagatggtttatatatggaataatggatacctgggagttagttacagactggaatctaatcgaggggttcagtgagTTTACATTTTTAATGTAGCACACCTTGAGCTTACAGCAGTGAGCTGTAGGAACCTTATCGATGTATTTCTAACCAGTCTTACGGTTTGCAATCCCACACGTTTGTGTGGAAGTCTGGTTTTACCCTTACAATAATGATCCCACCTCCTTCTGAACAGGTGGGCTAAGTTAATAATCACCCCAACTTGTCTATTTGACTCTACATGTACCGAAACTTCAGTGGTTCTTCTTATTTGCTGCTGTTTGGATCCAGATTTGTACAAAATAACCAGCTTTGTTGGTTTATAAAAGTTCGATTGTGGCAAGCGAAAGGATTGCTTGAGGATATCATTGACAATGCAAAAATATCTTACGCGATCTTGTCCCTAATTAGTCAGGAGATAAGTTGAAGTGCTTTGCTCAATGTGTATGGTAACAGTGTGACTTTTTtcatggttcatagaatccctacagtgcagaaagaggccattcggcccatcgagtgcaccgacaacaatcccacctaagccttatcactgtaaccccacatatgtaccctgctaatccctataacctacacatcctagggcactaaggagcaatttggcatggccaatgcacctaacctacacatctttggactgtgggaggaaaccagagcaccctgagggaaCTCATGCGAcgtggggagaacctgcaaactccacacagacagtgacccaggccaggaattgaacccatgtcctggagctgtgaggcaacaatgctaaccactgtgccaccatgccacccgtgatGGTGACAATAAAGTGATGGTTGATGTATGATGGTGAGCATGGATGGCTGAAGTATCTTACATGATAAATGAGGCCTTGACAGTCGGCGTGAATGCCATGTATTGTTCGTAACACGTTACAGTCATGATAAAAGAAAGCCCTTTTTAGGGGTTTTCAATATCCTGACACGGGCAGGATAAATAATGAGAAACTATTCCCAACTCAAGAGGCCATCaagaatggggtggcacggtggcacagtggttagcactgcaccagggttccgggttcaattccagcgtcgagccactgtctgtgtggagtttgcacattctcgccgtatctacgtgggtttcctccgggtcctccggtttccaccaacactccaaagatgtgaagattaggttgattggccatagccaTGCTAATTGGCCCCTTGATTTCAATGGAATCAGTGGGGTTAGATActaagtaaagcttcctctacactgtccacatcaaacactcccatgatggggttagatacagagtaaagctccctctacactgccccatcaaacactcccaggacaggtacagcatggggttagatacagagtaaagctccctctacactgtccccatcaaacactcccaggacaggtacagcacggggttagatacagagtaaagctccctctacactgtccccatcaaacactcccaagacaggtacagcatgaggttagatacagagtaaagctccctctacactgtccccatcaaacactcccaggacaggtacagcatgaggttagatacagagtaaagctctctttacactgtcctcatcaaaagcCCTCCTGGTCAGGTACACACAgcagagtgggggggtgggggggagagtggggggttgggggggagagtgggggcatgggggggggggagagtgggggggtgggggggggagaggggggggggtgggggatgtggggggggtgggggatgtggggggggtggggtggggtggggtgggggggtgaggaaacCAGTGAAGGGAAGACATTTCCTTTAAGATTAATTCTGAAAGAGATAAGACATTTGAGGCTGTCCCAAAGGATGGGCTACAGAGGCTGTGTTAACTGGTTACACacactggactttaacctggtgttgttaaaactcttactgtgtttaccccagtccaacaccggcatctccacatcatacacacACTGAGGCAGGAAGGATGTCTATTCCACACATGTTTTCGAGTAATGAAACTGTAAGAATTCAATGCCCAACTGCCCAAGAAGTGGAATAATTCAGTCTGTCACTTTGAGGCGAGACTGGGAAGACATTTCCTCAATTATGTGAATATTATTCATATCTTTTTTCTCTGATGCACTATATGTAAGCGGTTATATATCATCATTCCATTGAAATGTATCATAAAGGGCATTGTTGCCACATTTCCCTATTCCTTCAGGATGACAGCTGATGATGCTGTATAATATATCTGGAAGGGCAATAGGAACAAATGACAAGAAGAAGGAAGGTGCTTACCACTATGCACagcggtggcacagcggtcagcactgctgcctcacaataccagggacccaggttcaattccagccttgggtgactgcctgtgtggagtttgcacattctccccgcgtctgtgtgggtttcctctggatgttccggtttcatagaatcatagaatccctacagtgcagaaggaggccattcggcccatcgagcctgcaccgaccacaatcccacccaggtcctattcctgtaaccccaagtatttaccctgaaaacccccctgacaataaggggcaatttagcatggccaatcattggagtgtgggaggaaaccggagcacccggaggaaacccacgtgtgtttgctcccacactctaaagatgtatgggttcggtggattggccatgctaaattgcccctgagtgtcaggggtactagcggggtaaatacgtggagttacgggaatagagcctgggtaggattgttgtcggtgtagactcgatgggctgaatggcctccttctgcactctagcaaTTCCATGAATTCATAGAGCACTTTTTGCAACCAGAGCCTATTCCAAATTGCAGTGCAACCAAGAAAAgtgtttttgaaatgtaatcactgcagTAAGGTAGGAAAGAATTCTCACTTAGCAAGCTCCGACATGGAGTATTGTGATAATAACCCAACTGACTGGATTTTACAGGGGTGTTGACTGAAGATCAAATATTTATGCATGAGAGTTCCAATGAATTGGGAGAAAGAggttataagaccataaaacataggggcagaaataggccattcagcccatcaagcctgttctaccattcaatgagatcatgactaatctgatatgataatcctcaactccactttcctgccttatccccataacccctgattccctcactgattaaaaatctgtctatctcagccttgaacatatccaGTCTCTACaggcctctgcggtaaagaattccatacactcactaccctctgagagaagaaattactccttatctctgtcctaaatggggaCTCCTTACAATGAGATGATGCTCTCTGGTCCTAAACTCTTCCACAAAGGGAAagaacctctcagcatcgaccctgtcaaaccccctgtgtcaataaggtcacctctcattcttctaaactccaatgagtacagggccaacttactcaacctctcctcgtaagaaaatccctccatacccgggatcaacctagttgGAAAAGGTGCAATAAATTATACATAATGAGGATATAGGGAAGATCACGACTTGCAGGTTGGGGATGAGAACTTGGATTTAAGAAAATTCAGCACAGCAATGACCAGAGGGACGACAGatcagaaagtggccattcggatGTGCATCCTAATCCAATTGCTGGATTTGGTTCGGATTTCAGCTGTTACAattccagctgatgttactactggacaagtcCAATCCCAGGGTGGAATCCGACTTGATAGATCAGAGCTTTTTTTTTGCTTAGATACATTGGAGAGGGTGGCTCCTGAACAGAGTTGGCTGATAAACTTCGAACTAAAGAATaaaacaagaaaagattaactgCAATACTCCTTCACACCACCCTTTACAGATATATACAGGCTtgcaaggataacacaagttacaaaatctaaTGTTCTCAGtgagtacacagtccatgtaaacccatgggtgaaatgtggtcagacaccccACTCTCTGAAACAatgtgacagatgccacccaaagaaATCCAATGGATTTCTCATCAACTTCACCTCAGATGctagccaactggtctcactggaactctaacTTTCACACAAGGGTTTCTAATCTCTGCTCTTGAAGAGTCTGTgtcgactctctggcagagtatcttacccagacccacacctcccctgccctatctccataaccccacacatttacctttctaattccccctaacctactcaccttgtgacactaaggggcaatttagcatggccaatccacctaacctatacatcttgggacactaaggcgcaatttagcatggccaatccacctaacctatacatcttgggacactaaagggcaatttagcatggccaattcacctaacctatacatcttgggacactaagggacaatttagcatggccaatccacctaacctatacatcttgggacactaagggacaatttagcatggccaatccacctaacctatacatcttgggacactaagggtcaatttagcatggcaatccacctaacctatacatcttgggactttaattccagattttaatt from Mustelus asterias chromosome 8, sMusAst1.hap1.1, whole genome shotgun sequence includes:
- the LOC144497846 gene encoding radiation-inducible immediate-early gene IEX-1-like codes for the protein MCQGCYHHQMVTSSHAPSMKHYYGGSGLTKQRSTDPEIFTFDTVPMVKSTPATNPRLRSKRRAVKVLYPAQVRKYLPPEKKDWAKRMLLLFLCVLVVQVYAATEMNEEATTVAVATAPGGPQANLSREWALGVSPASEAPFIPNSGRVSPALPKLPASGADGINPAVENPLLAAPCHRMRSGSTACRM